A genome region from Mycobacterium florentinum includes the following:
- a CDS encoding type I polyketide synthase produces the protein MTIHEHDRVSADRDGNGPHSTHALVDRLTAGEPYAVAFGGQGSAWLETLEELVSSAGIETDIATLVGEAELLLEPVAKELVVVRPIGFEPLQWVRALAAEDPTPADKHLTSAAVSMPGVLLTQIAAGRALARQGMDWTATPPVAVAGHSQGVLAVEAFKAEGVRDVELLALAQLIGAAGTLVARRRGISVLGDRPPMVSVTNADPERIRQLLDEFSQDVRTVLPPVLSIRNGRRSVVITGTPEQLSRFELYCQQISEKEEAERKNKLRGGDVFAPVFDPVQVEVGFHTPRLADGIDIVGGWAEKVGLDVELARRLTDAILVSGVDWVEEITAVHDAGARWILDLGPGDILTRLTAPVIRGLGVGIVPAATRGGQRNLFTVGATPEVARPWSSYAPTVVTLPDGRVKLSTKFTRLTGRSPILLAGMTPTTVDAKIVAAAANAGHWAELAGGGQVTEEIFGARIEELSGLLEEGRTYQFNTLFLDPYLWKLQVGGKRLVQKARQAGAAIDGLVISAGIPDLEEAVALIDELNEVGISHVVFKPGTIEQIRSVIRIATEAPTKSVIMHIEGGRAGGHHSWEDLDDLLLATYSELRSRSNITVCVGGGIGTPERAAEYLSGRWSQSYGFPSMPIDGILVGTAAMATLESTTSPSVKQMLVETTGTDQWIGAGKAQGGMASSRSQLGADIHEIDNTASRCGRLLDEVAGDADAVAERRDEIIAAMAGTAKPYFGDVAEMTYLQWLQRYVELTIGEGNSTADTASPGSPWLAETWRDRFQQMLQRAEARLHQQDHGPIETLFNDEALLEDPQAALAALVDSYPDAKTVVLHPADVPFFNTLCKTLGKPVNFVPVIDKDVRRWWRSDSLWQAHDARYDADQVCIIPGTAAVAGITRVDEPVGELLDRFEQAAIDDVLRAGGEAKAVRSRRLGRPDVTGALAVVLDAPDVLWARRTATNPVHRIADPADWLVHEGQRATHSSTGARLQVQSDERVVLSIPISGVWIDIPFTLHANTIDGGMPVVSTDDATAAMRAVLAIAAGVDGPEFLPQVTDGTATVTVDWDPERVADHTGVTATFGERLAPSLTTVPDALVGLCWPAVFSTIGSAVTESGVPVVEGLLSLVHLDHAAHVVGKLPAQPAQLTVTATASAAIDTDMGRVVPVSVTVADPDGKVIATLEERFAILGRTGAAELTDPCRAGGAVSENTTDTPRRRRRDVKMTAPVDMRPFAVVSGDHNPIHTDRAAALLAGLESPIVHGMWLSAAAQHTVTATDGQARPPARLIGWTARFLGMVRPGDEVDFRVDRVGIDQGAEVLEVTAKVGTDLVMSATARLAAPKTVYAFPGQGIQHKGMGMEVRARSKAARKIWDDADKFTRETLGFSVLHVVRDNPTSLIASGVHYHHPDGVLYLTQFTQVAMATVAAAQVAEMREQGAFVEGAIACGHSVGEYTALACVLGVYQLEALLETVFHRGSNMHDIVPRDEMGRSNYRLAAIRPSQIDLPDDEVTDFVAEIAERTGEFLEIVNFNLRGSQYAIAGTVRGLEALEEEVEKRREISGGKRSFILVPGIDVPFHSRVLRVGVADFRRSLERVMPRDQDPELVIGRYIPNLVPRPFTLDRDFIQEIRDLVPAEPLDPILADYDTWLTERPREMARTVFIELLAWQFASPVRWIETQDLLFIEEAAGGLGVERFVEIGVKSAPTVAGLATNTLKLPEYAHSTVEVLNAERDYAVLFANDTDPEPEADEPAESAAPEAAAAPEGAAPAPAPAPTAPSGAPRPDDIGFDAADATLALIALSAKMRIDQIEQLDSIESITDGASSRRNQLLVDLGSELNLGAIDGAAEADLAGLRAQVTKLARTYKPYGPVLSDAINDQLRTVLGPSGKRPAAIIERVTKTWELGEGWAKHVVVEVALGTREGTSVRGGALGHLHEGALADAAAVDKVIDAAVAAVGARQGVSVALPSAGGGGGATIDAAALSEFTDQITGRDGVLASAARLVLGQLGLDDTVSAAPVATDAELIDLVTAELGSEWPRLVAPVFDAKKAVLFDDRWASAREDLVKLWLTDEGDIDADWVRLSERFEGAGHIVATQATWWQGKALATGRQIHASLFGRIAAGAENPEPGPYHSEIAVVTGASKGSIAASVVARLLDGGATVIATTSKLDDERLAFYRTLYRDHARFGGSLWVVAANMASYSDIDALVEWIGTEQNESLGPQSIHIKDAQTPTLLFPFAAPRVAGDLSEAGSRSEMEMKVLLWAVQRLIGGLSKIGAERDIASRLHVVLPGSPNRGMFGGDGAYGEAKAALDALVSRWHAESSWAARVSLAHALIGWTRGTGLMGHNDAIVTAVEEAGVTTYSTDEMAAMLLALCDVESKVAAAGKPIEADLTGGLGEVELDMAELAASAREQATAASEDADDEPAEGTIAALPSPPRGFTPAPAPEWPDLDLDPADLVVIVGGAELGPYGSSRTRFEMEVDNELSAAGVLELAWTTGLIRWEDDPQPGWYDTQSGDLVDEAELVERYHDTIVERCGIREFVDDGSIDPDHASPLLVSVFLEKDFAFVVSSEADARAFAEFDPEHTVIRPVPDSSDWQVIRKAGTEIRVPRKNKLSRVVGGQVPTGFDPTVWGISQDMLSSIDRLAVWNIVATVDAFLSAGFSPAEVMRYVHPSLVANTMGTGMGGGTSMQTMYHGNLLGRNKPNDIFQEVLPNIVAAHVVQSYIGSYGSMIHPVAACATAAVSVEEGMDKIRLGKAELVVAGGIDDLTLEGIIGFGDMSATADTEMMRGRGIADSKFSRANDRRRLGFVEAQGGGTILLARGDLALKMGLPVLAVVGFAQSYADGVHTSIPAPGLGALGAGRGGKESPLARELAKLGVGPDDIAVISKHDTSTLANDPNETELHERLADSMGRSEGAPLFIVSQKSLTGHAKGGAAVFQMMGLCQMLRDGVIPPNRSLDCVDDELSGSAHFVWVRDTLRLGGKFPLKAGMLTSLGFGHVSGLVALVHPQAFIATLDPEQREDYQRRADARLLAGQRRLVSAIAGGEPMYQRPPDRRFDHSAPEKRQEASMLLNPVARLGEDDAYQVPAG, from the coding sequence GTGACGATCCACGAGCACGACCGGGTGTCCGCTGACCGCGACGGCAATGGCCCGCACAGCACCCATGCTCTCGTCGACCGTCTCACGGCGGGGGAGCCCTACGCAGTCGCGTTCGGCGGTCAGGGCAGCGCCTGGTTGGAAACCCTTGAAGAACTGGTGTCCTCGGCGGGCATCGAGACCGATATCGCCACGCTGGTCGGCGAAGCGGAGCTGCTGCTCGAACCGGTGGCCAAAGAGCTGGTCGTGGTGCGTCCGATCGGCTTCGAGCCGCTGCAGTGGGTGCGTGCGCTGGCGGCCGAGGACCCGACCCCGGCGGACAAGCACCTGACGTCGGCCGCGGTGTCGATGCCCGGTGTGCTGCTCACCCAGATCGCGGCCGGGCGTGCCCTGGCGCGACAGGGCATGGACTGGACCGCAACCCCGCCGGTCGCCGTCGCCGGCCACTCGCAGGGCGTGCTCGCCGTCGAGGCGTTCAAGGCCGAGGGCGTGCGCGACGTCGAGCTGCTGGCCCTGGCCCAGCTGATCGGCGCGGCCGGGACGCTGGTCGCCCGTCGCCGCGGCATCTCCGTGCTCGGCGACCGCCCGCCGATGGTGTCGGTCACCAACGCGGATCCCGAGCGCATCCGCCAGCTACTCGACGAGTTCTCCCAGGACGTCCGGACCGTGCTGCCCCCGGTGCTGTCCATCCGCAACGGTCGGCGCTCGGTCGTCATCACCGGCACGCCGGAGCAACTCTCCCGCTTCGAGCTGTACTGCCAGCAGATCTCCGAGAAAGAAGAAGCCGAGCGTAAGAACAAGCTGCGCGGCGGCGACGTCTTCGCGCCGGTGTTCGACCCGGTTCAGGTCGAGGTGGGCTTCCACACCCCGCGGCTGGCCGACGGCATCGACATCGTCGGCGGCTGGGCCGAAAAGGTCGGCCTGGACGTCGAGCTGGCCCGGCGCCTGACCGACGCCATCCTGGTGAGCGGCGTCGATTGGGTGGAAGAGATCACCGCGGTGCACGACGCCGGTGCGCGCTGGATCCTCGACCTGGGTCCCGGCGACATCCTGACCCGGCTCACCGCGCCGGTGATCCGCGGCCTCGGCGTCGGCATCGTGCCCGCCGCCACCCGCGGTGGTCAGCGCAACCTCTTTACCGTCGGGGCCACCCCCGAGGTGGCACGGCCCTGGTCGAGCTACGCGCCGACCGTCGTGACCCTGCCCGACGGCCGCGTCAAGCTGTCGACGAAGTTCACCCGGCTGACCGGGCGCTCGCCGATCCTGCTCGCGGGCATGACCCCGACCACGGTCGACGCCAAGATCGTCGCCGCCGCGGCCAACGCCGGACACTGGGCCGAGCTGGCCGGTGGCGGGCAGGTCACCGAGGAAATCTTCGGTGCCCGCATCGAGGAGCTGTCCGGGTTGCTCGAAGAGGGCCGGACCTACCAGTTCAACACCCTGTTCCTCGACCCCTACCTGTGGAAGCTTCAGGTCGGCGGCAAGCGCCTGGTGCAGAAGGCCCGCCAGGCCGGCGCCGCGATCGACGGCCTGGTGATCAGCGCAGGGATCCCGGACCTCGAGGAAGCCGTCGCGCTGATCGACGAGCTCAATGAGGTCGGCATCAGCCACGTCGTGTTCAAGCCCGGCACCATCGAGCAGATCCGCTCGGTCATCCGCATCGCCACCGAGGCGCCCACCAAATCGGTGATCATGCATATCGAGGGCGGGCGCGCCGGCGGTCACCACTCGTGGGAGGACCTCGACGACCTGCTCCTGGCGACCTACTCGGAGCTGCGCTCACGCTCCAACATCACCGTCTGCGTCGGCGGCGGTATCGGCACGCCCGAGCGCGCCGCCGAATACCTGTCCGGCCGTTGGTCGCAGTCCTATGGCTTCCCGTCGATGCCGATCGACGGCATCCTGGTCGGCACCGCCGCGATGGCCACCCTGGAATCCACCACTTCGCCCTCGGTCAAGCAGATGCTGGTCGAGACCACCGGCACCGACCAGTGGATCGGCGCCGGAAAAGCCCAGGGCGGCATGGCTTCCAGCCGCAGCCAGCTCGGTGCCGACATCCACGAGATCGACAACACCGCGTCGCGTTGCGGCCGGCTGCTCGACGAGGTCGCCGGTGACGCCGACGCCGTTGCCGAGCGCCGCGACGAAATCATCGCCGCGATGGCCGGCACCGCCAAGCCGTACTTCGGCGATGTCGCCGAGATGACCTACCTCCAGTGGCTGCAGCGCTACGTCGAGCTCACCATCGGTGAGGGCAACTCGACCGCGGACACCGCGTCGCCCGGCAGCCCGTGGCTGGCCGAAACCTGGCGCGACCGCTTCCAGCAGATGCTGCAGCGCGCCGAGGCCCGGCTGCACCAGCAGGACCACGGCCCGATCGAGACGCTGTTCAACGACGAGGCCCTGCTGGAGGACCCGCAGGCGGCCCTTGCCGCGCTGGTTGACAGCTACCCCGACGCGAAAACCGTTGTGCTGCACCCCGCCGACGTGCCGTTCTTCAACACGCTGTGCAAGACGCTGGGCAAGCCGGTCAACTTCGTGCCGGTCATCGACAAGGACGTGCGGCGCTGGTGGCGCAGCGATTCGCTGTGGCAGGCGCACGACGCCCGCTACGACGCCGACCAGGTGTGCATCATCCCCGGCACCGCCGCGGTCGCCGGCATCACCCGGGTCGACGAGCCCGTCGGTGAACTGCTCGACCGCTTCGAGCAGGCCGCCATCGACGACGTGTTGCGCGCCGGCGGCGAGGCGAAAGCCGTCAGGTCGCGCCGGCTGGGCCGCCCGGATGTGACCGGGGCGCTGGCCGTCGTGCTCGACGCCCCCGATGTGCTGTGGGCCCGACGCACCGCCACCAACCCGGTGCATCGCATCGCCGACCCGGCCGACTGGCTGGTCCACGAAGGTCAGCGCGCCACCCACTCGTCGACCGGAGCTCGCCTGCAGGTCCAGTCCGATGAGCGCGTCGTGCTCAGCATCCCGATCTCCGGGGTCTGGATCGACATCCCATTCACGTTGCACGCCAACACCATTGACGGCGGTATGCCGGTGGTCTCCACCGACGACGCCACCGCCGCGATGCGCGCGGTGCTCGCGATCGCCGCCGGTGTGGACGGGCCGGAGTTCCTCCCGCAGGTGACCGACGGAACGGCCACCGTGACGGTGGACTGGGACCCCGAGCGGGTCGCCGACCACACCGGCGTCACGGCCACCTTCGGCGAGCGCCTGGCGCCCAGCCTCACCACGGTGCCCGACGCGTTGGTCGGTCTCTGCTGGCCCGCGGTGTTCTCCACGATCGGTTCCGCGGTCACCGAGTCCGGTGTTCCCGTCGTCGAGGGCCTGCTGAGCCTGGTGCACCTGGACCACGCCGCACACGTGGTCGGCAAGCTGCCCGCGCAGCCGGCCCAATTGACCGTTACCGCAACGGCTTCGGCGGCGATCGACACCGACATGGGCCGGGTCGTCCCGGTCTCGGTGACGGTGGCCGATCCCGACGGTAAGGTGATCGCCACCCTCGAGGAGCGATTCGCGATCCTCGGGCGTACCGGTGCCGCCGAACTCACCGACCCGTGCCGGGCCGGTGGCGCGGTGTCGGAGAACACGACCGACACTCCGCGGCGCCGCCGTCGTGACGTGAAGATGACCGCGCCGGTCGACATGCGGCCGTTCGCCGTCGTGTCCGGTGACCACAACCCGATCCACACCGACCGGGCCGCCGCGCTGCTGGCCGGACTGGAATCGCCCATCGTGCACGGCATGTGGCTCTCGGCCGCCGCGCAGCACACGGTGACCGCCACCGACGGCCAGGCCCGCCCGCCGGCTCGCCTGATCGGCTGGACGGCCCGATTCCTGGGCATGGTGCGCCCGGGTGACGAGGTCGACTTCCGGGTCGACCGCGTCGGAATCGACCAGGGCGCAGAGGTTTTGGAGGTCACCGCCAAGGTTGGCACCGACCTGGTGATGTCGGCGACCGCGCGACTGGCCGCACCCAAGACGGTCTACGCGTTCCCCGGCCAGGGCATTCAGCACAAGGGCATGGGCATGGAGGTCCGCGCCCGGTCCAAGGCGGCCCGCAAGATCTGGGACGACGCGGACAAGTTCACCCGCGAGACCCTGGGCTTCTCGGTGCTGCACGTGGTGCGCGACAACCCGACCAGCCTGATCGCCAGCGGTGTGCACTACCACCACCCCGACGGTGTGCTGTACCTGACGCAGTTCACCCAGGTCGCGATGGCGACGGTGGCGGCCGCGCAGGTCGCCGAGATGCGCGAGCAGGGTGCATTCGTCGAGGGCGCCATCGCGTGCGGGCACTCGGTCGGTGAATACACCGCGCTGGCCTGCGTGCTGGGCGTCTACCAGCTGGAAGCCTTGCTGGAGACCGTGTTCCACCGCGGGTCGAACATGCACGACATCGTGCCGCGCGACGAGATGGGCCGCTCCAACTACCGGCTGGCCGCGATCCGTCCCTCGCAGATCGATCTGCCCGATGACGAGGTCACCGACTTCGTCGCCGAAATCGCTGAGCGCACCGGGGAATTCCTGGAGATCGTCAACTTCAACCTGCGTGGCTCGCAGTACGCGATCGCCGGCACGGTGCGCGGTCTCGAGGCGCTCGAGGAAGAAGTGGAGAAGCGCCGCGAGATCAGCGGCGGCAAGCGCTCGTTCATCCTGGTGCCGGGCATCGACGTGCCGTTCCACTCGCGGGTGTTGCGGGTCGGCGTCGCCGACTTCCGCCGCTCGCTGGAGCGGGTCATGCCGCGCGACCAGGATCCCGAGCTGGTCATCGGGCGCTATATCCCGAACCTGGTGCCGCGGCCGTTCACGCTGGACCGCGACTTCATCCAAGAGATCCGCGATCTGGTGCCGGCCGAACCGCTCGACCCGATCCTGGCCGACTACGACACCTGGCTTACCGAGCGGCCGCGTGAGATGGCCCGCACGGTCTTCATCGAGCTGTTGGCGTGGCAGTTCGCCAGCCCGGTGCGCTGGATCGAAACCCAAGACCTGCTCTTCATCGAGGAGGCAGCCGGTGGTCTGGGTGTGGAGCGGTTCGTCGAGATCGGTGTGAAGTCCGCGCCGACCGTCGCGGGACTGGCCACCAACACCCTCAAGCTGCCCGAATATGCGCACAGCACAGTCGAAGTGCTCAACGCCGAGCGCGACTATGCGGTGCTGTTCGCCAACGATACCGACCCCGAGCCGGAGGCCGACGAGCCCGCTGAGTCGGCCGCACCGGAAGCCGCGGCAGCTCCTGAAGGCGCCGCGCCCGCACCGGCACCCGCGCCGACCGCGCCCTCGGGCGCCCCGCGGCCCGATGACATCGGATTCGACGCGGCCGATGCGACTTTGGCGCTGATCGCCTTGTCGGCGAAGATGCGCATCGACCAGATCGAGCAGCTGGACTCGATCGAGTCCATCACCGACGGTGCATCATCGCGGCGTAACCAGCTGCTGGTCGACCTGGGTTCGGAGTTGAACCTGGGCGCCATCGACGGTGCCGCCGAGGCCGACCTGGCCGGGTTGAGGGCGCAGGTGACCAAGCTGGCACGCACCTACAAGCCTTACGGCCCAGTGCTTTCCGACGCGATCAACGACCAGCTGCGCACGGTTCTCGGGCCGTCCGGCAAGCGGCCGGCCGCCATCATCGAGCGGGTCACCAAGACCTGGGAGCTCGGCGAGGGTTGGGCCAAGCACGTCGTCGTCGAGGTTGCGCTGGGAACCCGCGAGGGCACCAGCGTGCGCGGCGGTGCGCTGGGGCACCTGCACGAGGGTGCGCTGGCCGACGCCGCCGCCGTTGACAAAGTCATCGATGCCGCGGTCGCCGCGGTCGGTGCGCGCCAGGGTGTTTCGGTGGCGCTGCCCTCGGCGGGCGGTGGCGGTGGAGCGACGATCGACGCCGCTGCGCTGTCGGAGTTCACCGACCAGATCACCGGCCGTGACGGAGTGCTCGCTTCGGCGGCCCGCCTGGTGCTGGGCCAGCTGGGTCTGGACGACACGGTCAGCGCCGCGCCGGTGGCCACGGACGCCGAGCTCATCGACCTGGTCACCGCCGAATTAGGTTCGGAATGGCCACGTTTGGTGGCGCCGGTGTTCGACGCCAAGAAGGCCGTCCTGTTCGACGACCGCTGGGCCAGCGCCCGCGAGGACCTGGTCAAGCTGTGGCTGACCGACGAGGGCGACATCGACGCGGACTGGGTCCGGTTGTCGGAGCGGTTCGAAGGTGCGGGCCACATCGTCGCGACCCAGGCCACGTGGTGGCAGGGCAAGGCGCTGGCGACGGGCCGTCAGATCCACGCCTCGCTGTTCGGCCGCATTGCCGCCGGCGCCGAGAACCCGGAACCCGGTCCCTACCACAGCGAAATCGCGGTCGTCACCGGAGCTTCGAAGGGTTCGATCGCCGCGTCGGTCGTGGCGCGTCTGCTCGACGGCGGTGCCACCGTCATCGCGACGACGTCGAAGCTCGACGACGAGCGGCTGGCGTTCTACCGCACGCTGTACCGCGACCACGCCCGGTTCGGCGGGTCGCTGTGGGTGGTCGCGGCCAACATGGCCTCGTACTCCGACATCGACGCCCTGGTCGAATGGATCGGTACCGAGCAGAACGAAAGCCTTGGGCCGCAATCGATTCACATCAAGGACGCGCAAACCCCGACACTGCTGTTCCCGTTCGCGGCACCGCGGGTGGCCGGCGATCTGTCGGAGGCCGGTTCGCGCTCCGAGATGGAGATGAAGGTTCTGCTGTGGGCCGTGCAGCGGCTGATCGGCGGTCTGTCGAAGATCGGCGCCGAGCGCGACATCGCGTCACGGTTGCATGTGGTGCTGCCGGGCTCGCCCAACCGCGGAATGTTCGGCGGCGACGGCGCTTACGGTGAGGCCAAGGCGGCGCTGGACGCGCTGGTGAGTCGCTGGCACGCCGAATCCTCGTGGGCCGCGCGAGTCAGCTTGGCGCACGCGCTGATTGGCTGGACCCGCGGCACCGGGCTGATGGGTCACAACGACGCCATTGTCACCGCCGTGGAGGAGGCCGGTGTCACCACCTACTCCACCGACGAGATGGCCGCGATGCTATTGGCCCTCTGCGACGTGGAGTCGAAGGTGGCCGCGGCCGGCAAGCCGATCGAGGCCGACCTGACCGGCGGTCTGGGTGAGGTCGAACTCGACATGGCCGAGCTGGCCGCCAGCGCACGCGAGCAGGCCACTGCCGCGAGCGAAGACGCCGACGACGAGCCGGCCGAGGGCACCATCGCCGCGCTGCCGTCGCCGCCGCGCGGGTTCACCCCGGCGCCGGCGCCGGAATGGCCCGACCTGGACCTCGACCCGGCCGATCTTGTGGTGATCGTCGGCGGCGCCGAACTCGGCCCGTACGGTTCGTCGCGTACCCGGTTCGAAATGGAGGTCGACAACGAGCTGTCGGCCGCCGGTGTGCTCGAGCTGGCCTGGACCACCGGCCTGATCCGCTGGGAGGACGACCCGCAACCGGGTTGGTACGACACGCAATCCGGTGATCTGGTCGACGAGGCCGAACTGGTCGAGCGCTACCACGACACGATCGTCGAGCGTTGCGGTATCCGCGAGTTCGTTGACGACGGCTCGATCGACCCCGACCACGCGTCGCCGTTGCTGGTCTCGGTATTCCTGGAGAAGGACTTCGCGTTCGTCGTCTCCTCGGAGGCCGACGCCCGTGCCTTCGCCGAGTTCGACCCGGAGCACACGGTCATCCGGCCGGTGCCCGACTCCAGTGACTGGCAGGTTATCCGTAAGGCGGGCACCGAGATTCGGGTGCCGCGCAAGAACAAGTTGTCACGCGTCGTCGGCGGCCAGGTCCCGACCGGGTTCGACCCGACGGTATGGGGCATCAGCCAGGACATGCTCAGTTCCATCGACCGGCTGGCCGTGTGGAACATCGTCGCGACCGTCGACGCATTCCTGAGTGCCGGGTTCAGCCCGGCCGAGGTGATGCGCTACGTGCACCCGAGCCTGGTGGCCAACACCATGGGCACCGGCATGGGCGGCGGTACCTCGATGCAGACGATGTACCACGGAAACTTGTTGGGCCGTAACAAGCCGAACGACATCTTCCAGGAAGTGCTGCCGAATATCGTTGCCGCACACGTGGTTCAGTCCTACATCGGCAGCTACGGGTCGATGATCCACCCGGTCGCCGCGTGCGCGACGGCCGCGGTGTCGGTCGAGGAAGGCATGGACAAGATCCGGCTCGGCAAGGCTGAGCTGGTGGTGGCCGGCGGCATCGACGACCTGACGCTGGAAGGCATCATCGGCTTCGGTGACATGTCGGCCACCGCCGACACCGAGATGATGCGCGGCCGCGGCATTGCCGACTCGAAGTTCTCCCGGGCCAACGACCGGCGTCGGTTGGGCTTCGTCGAGGCCCAAGGCGGCGGCACCATCCTGCTGGCGCGCGGCGACCTGGCGCTCAAGATGGGTCTGCCGGTGCTCGCGGTGGTGGGCTTCGCGCAGTCGTACGCCGACGGGGTGCACACCTCGATCCCGGCGCCGGGACTCGGCGCGCTGGGTGCGGGTCGTGGCGGCAAGGAATCGCCGCTGGCACGCGAGCTCGCGAAGCTGGGCGTGGGTCCCGACGACATCGCGGTGATCTCCAAGCACGACACCTCGACGCTGGCCAACGACCCCAACGAGACCGAGCTGCACGAGCGCCTCGCCGACTCGATGGGACGGTCCGAGGGTGCTCCGCTGTTCATCGTGTCGCAGAAGAGCCTCACCGGGCACGCCAAGGGCGGCGCGGCGGTCTTCCAGATGATGGGGCTGTGCCAGATGCTGCGCGACGGCGTCATCCCGCCCAACCGCAGCCTGGATTGCGTCGACGACGAACTGAGCGGGTCGGCCCACTTCGTCTGGGTGCGGGACACCTTGCGGCTCGGCGGGAAGTTCCCGCTCAAGGCCGGGATGCTGACCAGCCTCGGGTTCGGTCACGTGTCCGGGCTGGTCGCGCTGGTGCACCCGCAGGCGTTCATCGCAACGCTGGACCCGGAGCAGCGGGAGGACTACCAGCGGCGCGCGGACGCACGCCTGCTGGCCGGTCAGCGCCGGCTGGTGTCGGCCATCGCCGGCGGTGAGCCGATGTACCAGCGGCCGCCGGACCGCCGCTTCGACCACAGCGCACCGGAGAAGCGTCAGGAGGCTTCGATGCTGCTGAATCCGGTCGCGCGACTGGGCGAGGACGACGCCTACCAGGTGCCTGCCGGATGA
- the acpS gene encoding holo-ACP synthase AcpS, whose protein sequence is MGIVGVGIDLVSIPDFADQVDQPGTVFSETFTPGERRDASDKSSSAARHLAARWAAKEAVIKAWSGSRFSQRPILREDIHRDIEVVTDMWGRPRVRLTGDIAKHLADVTIHVSLTHEGDTAAAVAILETT, encoded by the coding sequence ATGGGCATTGTCGGTGTCGGGATCGATCTCGTCTCCATTCCGGATTTCGCCGACCAGGTTGACCAGCCGGGAACGGTGTTCTCCGAAACGTTTACGCCGGGTGAGCGTCGCGACGCCTCCGACAAGAGTTCGTCGGCGGCGCGTCATCTGGCCGCACGATGGGCCGCGAAGGAAGCCGTGATCAAGGCCTGGTCCGGGTCACGGTTCTCGCAGCGGCCGATCCTGCGCGAGGACATCCACCGCGACATCGAAGTCGTCACCGACATGTGGGGCCGGCCGCGGGTGCGGTTGACCGGGGACATCGCCAAGCATCTGGCCGACGTGACGATCCATGTGTCGCTGACGCACGAAGGGGACACCGCGGCCGCGGTCGCGATCCTCGAAACGACGTGA
- a CDS encoding dipeptidase: MSDLVERVRDVLASVRRDLEDLVRIESVWADPGRRDEVHRSAQAVADLLSQAGFGDVRIVSEGGAPAVIAHHPAPAGAPTVLLYAHHDVQPEGDRDQWASPPFEPTERNGRLYGRGSADDKAGIATHLAAFRAHGGQPPVGVTVFVEGEEESGSPSLGRLLAAHRDALAADVIVIADSDNWSTEIPALTVTLRGLVDCVVEVATLDHGLHSGIWGGVVPDALSVLVRLLASLHDDDGNVAVAGLHESTAAAVDYPPERVRADSGLLDGVSEIGTGSAPQRLWAKPAITVIGIDTTPIEKASNTLIPRAAAKISMRVAPGGDAAAHLDALTAHLQQHTPWGAQVSVTRGDIGEPYAIDASGGVYEAARAAFRQAWGTDAIDMGMGGSIPFIAEFAAAFPQAKILVTGVEDPATQAHSINESLHLGVLERAAIAEALLLANLA; the protein is encoded by the coding sequence ATGAGCGATCTTGTTGAGCGCGTCCGCGACGTCTTGGCGTCGGTGCGCCGCGATCTCGAGGACTTGGTGCGGATCGAATCGGTGTGGGCCGACCCCGGCCGCCGCGACGAGGTGCATCGCAGTGCGCAGGCAGTCGCGGATCTGTTGTCCCAGGCCGGATTTGGCGATGTGCGCATCGTCAGCGAGGGTGGCGCACCGGCCGTCATCGCACACCATCCCGCACCCGCCGGGGCACCCACCGTGCTGCTGTACGCCCACCACGACGTGCAGCCCGAAGGCGACCGCGATCAGTGGGCATCGCCGCCGTTCGAGCCGACCGAGCGCAACGGCCGCTTGTACGGGCGCGGCAGCGCCGACGACAAGGCCGGTATCGCAACGCATTTAGCCGCATTCCGGGCACACGGCGGCCAACCGCCGGTCGGTGTGACGGTCTTCGTCGAAGGGGAAGAAGAATCCGGGTCGCCGTCCCTGGGCCGGCTGCTGGCCGCCCACCGCGACGCACTGGCCGCCGACGTGATCGTCATCGCCGACTCGGACAACTGGAGCACCGAAATCCCGGCGCTGACGGTGACCCTGCGTGGCCTGGTCGACTGCGTCGTCGAGGTGGCCACGCTCGACCACGGGCTGCACTCCGGCATTTGGGGCGGCGTGGTGCCCGACGCGCTGAGTGTCCTGGTGCGGCTGCTGGCCAGCCTGCACGACGACGACGGGAACGTGGCCGTCGCCGGTCTGCACGAAAGTACCGCAGCCGCTGTGGATTACCCGCCCGAGCGGGTGCGCGCCGACTCCGGGCTGCTGGACGGAGTGTCGGAGATCGGCACGGGTTCGGCGCCGCAGCGGCTGTGGGCCAAACCCGCGATCACGGTGATCGGAATCGACACCACACCGATCGAGAAAGCGTCGAACACGCTGATCCCGCGCGCGGCCGCGAAGATCAGCATGCGGGTCGCACCCGGTGGTGACGCCGCCGCACACCTGGACGCGCTGACCGCTCACCTGCAGCAGCACACGCCGTGGGGCGCGCAGGTCAGCGTCACCCGCGGCGACATCGGGGAGCCCTACGCCATCGATGCCAGCGGCGGCGTCTACGAGGCGGCGCGGGCGGCCTTCCGGCAGGCGTGGGGCACCGACGCGATCGACATGGGCATGGGCGGCTCGATCCCGTTCATCGCCGAGTTCGCCGCGGCCTTCCCGCAGGCGAAAATCCTCGTCACCGGCGTCGAAGATCCCGCGACCCAGGCCCACAGCATCAACGAGAGCCTGCATCTGGGCGTGCTGGAACGTGCTGCCATCGCCGAGGCGCTGCTGCTGGCCAATCTGGCCTAG